The following are encoded together in the Pseudoxanthomonas sp. YR558 genome:
- a CDS encoding trimeric intracellular cation channel family protein, protein MDTLVLILDLVGTFVFALSGAMLGVRRRLDIFGVLVLSFLAATAGGITRDLLIGATPPAALSDWRYPVTSLAAGVVTFFRASLIEKLHHPVRLFDAMGLALFAVAGTQKALEYGIAPPMAAAMGMLTGIGGGIARDLLLAQVPLVLRAELYAVAALAGASIVAVGYWLMLPPLPCALVGAAVCFGLRMAAITFGWHLPVALQSGGDGEPPGPLR, encoded by the coding sequence ATGGATACCCTGGTGCTCATCCTCGACCTGGTCGGCACGTTCGTGTTCGCGCTCAGCGGCGCCATGCTGGGCGTGCGCCGCCGCCTGGACATCTTCGGCGTGCTGGTACTGTCGTTCCTCGCCGCGACCGCGGGCGGCATCACCCGCGACCTGCTGATCGGCGCCACGCCACCGGCCGCGCTCAGCGACTGGCGCTATCCGGTCACCTCGCTGGCGGCGGGCGTGGTGACGTTCTTCCGGGCCTCGCTGATCGAGAAGCTGCACCATCCGGTGCGGCTGTTCGATGCAATGGGCTTGGCGCTGTTCGCGGTCGCCGGCACGCAGAAAGCATTGGAGTACGGCATCGCCCCGCCGATGGCGGCGGCGATGGGCATGCTGACCGGCATCGGCGGCGGCATCGCCCGCGACCTGCTGTTGGCCCAAGTGCCGCTGGTGCTGCGCGCCGAACTCTACGCCGTGGCCGCGCTCGCCGGCGCCTCGATCGTCGCCGTGGGCTACTGGCTGATGCTTCCGCCCCTGCCCTGCGCGCTGGTCGGCGCGGCGGTCTGCTTCGGCCTGCGCATGGCCGCGATCACCTTCGGCTGGCATCTGCCGGTGGCGCTGCAGTCCGGCGGCGACGGCGAACCACCCGGCCCGCTGCGCTGA
- a CDS encoding RNA polymerase sigma-70 factor yields MNAENTFETHRSRLFGLSYRLLGSRSDAEDVVQDTWLRWQQTDKTGIRDPEAWLVTAATRLGIDRLRAARVQREHYTGPWLPAPSDIDEAPGPERTAEVSEQVSLAFLAVLERLGPEERAAFLLKEAFDYDYAQIAPLLGQSEANCRQMVHRARERVQAGRPRFEVPPENHRRLLERFMDAARRGDQPAITALLREDAQLVSDGGGKGQAVIRPLLGAIRIARLFWAAYRRQDPAIAWRMGTANGEPAILRYRDGVLVAVIVAMSDGERISEIFTVANPDKLGTAVTAKDGGASW; encoded by the coding sequence ATGAACGCCGAAAACACCTTCGAAACCCACCGCTCCCGTCTTTTCGGGCTCTCCTACCGGCTACTGGGCAGCCGCAGCGACGCCGAGGATGTCGTCCAGGACACCTGGCTGCGCTGGCAGCAGACCGACAAGACCGGCATCCGCGACCCCGAGGCGTGGCTGGTCACCGCCGCCACCCGGCTGGGCATCGACCGCCTGCGCGCGGCGCGCGTGCAGCGCGAGCACTACACCGGCCCGTGGCTGCCCGCGCCCTCGGACATCGACGAGGCCCCAGGCCCGGAGCGCACCGCCGAAGTCTCGGAACAGGTTTCGCTGGCCTTCCTGGCCGTGCTGGAACGGCTGGGCCCGGAAGAGCGCGCCGCCTTCCTGCTGAAGGAAGCCTTCGACTACGACTACGCGCAGATCGCGCCCCTGCTGGGCCAGAGCGAGGCCAACTGCCGGCAGATGGTCCATCGCGCGCGCGAACGCGTGCAGGCCGGCCGGCCGCGTTTCGAGGTGCCGCCGGAGAACCACCGACGCCTGCTGGAGCGCTTCATGGACGCTGCGCGCCGCGGCGACCAGCCCGCGATCACCGCCTTGCTGCGCGAGGACGCGCAACTGGTCTCCGATGGTGGCGGCAAGGGACAGGCCGTCATCCGTCCGTTGCTGGGCGCGATCCGGATCGCGCGGTTGTTCTGGGCCGCGTATCGCCGGCAGGACCCGGCCATCGCCTGGCGCATGGGCACGGCCAACGGCGAACCGGCGATCCTGCGCTACCGCGATGGGGTGCTGGTCGCGGTGATCGTGGCGATGAGCGACGGCGAGCGCATCAGCGAGATCTTCACCGTCGCCAATCCGGACAAGTTGGGCACGGCTGTCACGGCGAAGGACGGTGGCGCGTCCTGGTAG
- a CDS encoding LytTR family DNA-binding domain-containing protein codes for MDASTRSDPAPRLRALIVDDEPLARRGLEIRLAAHPDIEIVGQYGDGASAIAGLREHRPDLMFLDVQMPGLDGFQTLRAIPASEMPLVVFVTAYDHYAIRAFEASATDYLLKPVEDSRLAQALARVRQARAQREASGHCAHLLGLLGELSGRPPLDLDEALKADALDLLRREEKLAVRDGGRTVRVDLHSIRWIDAAGDYMCIHVDGDEANGTTLILRATMRELEKQLDPQRFPRIHRSTIVNARRVVEMRPHTNGESFLRLDCGQELKLSRSHRDKLAVLL; via the coding sequence ATGGATGCTTCCACCCGATCGGACCCTGCTCCCCGCCTGCGCGCCCTCATCGTCGACGACGAACCGCTCGCGCGTCGCGGCCTTGAAATCCGCCTCGCCGCGCATCCCGACATCGAGATCGTCGGCCAGTACGGCGACGGCGCATCGGCCATCGCCGGCCTGCGCGAGCACCGCCCGGACCTGATGTTTCTCGATGTGCAGATGCCCGGCCTGGATGGTTTCCAGACGCTGCGGGCGATCCCCGCCAGCGAGATGCCGCTGGTGGTGTTCGTGACCGCCTACGATCACTACGCGATCCGCGCGTTCGAGGCGTCGGCCACCGACTACCTGCTGAAACCGGTGGAAGATTCGCGGCTGGCCCAGGCGCTGGCCCGCGTGCGCCAGGCACGCGCCCAACGCGAAGCCAGCGGCCACTGCGCCCACCTGCTCGGCCTGCTGGGCGAACTCAGCGGCCGTCCGCCGCTGGACCTGGATGAGGCCCTGAAGGCGGACGCGCTCGACCTGCTGCGCCGCGAGGAGAAGCTCGCCGTGCGCGATGGCGGCCGCACCGTGCGCGTGGACCTGCACAGCATCCGCTGGATCGATGCCGCCGGCGACTACATGTGCATCCACGTGGACGGCGACGAAGCGAACGGCACCACGCTGATCCTGCGCGCGACGATGCGCGAACTGGAGAAACAGCTGGACCCGCAGCGCTTCCCCCGCATCCACCGCTCCACTATCGTCAACGCACGCCGCGTGGTGGAAATGCGCCCGCACACCAACGGCGAGAGCTTCCTGCGCCTCGACTGCGGCCAGGAATTGAAGCTGTCGCGTAGCCATCGCGACAAGCTGGCGGTGTTGCTCTAA
- a CDS encoding glutathione S-transferase family protein gives MTTTLYYSRSTASLVVHWLLIELGIPHELHELDFDKRDQKSDEYLKLNPAGVVPTLVMDGQVITETAAILMHLADTHPRAELAPAVASTQRAQYYRWMLFCANTLMPAYRAWFYSDEIAGEANVEATQQHARAKLEKAWGQVAEHLEAHGPYLLGTQRTAADFLLTMLMRWSRNMPKPTDTWPALQAYAQRMKALPSFKDVYAREGLTDWT, from the coding sequence ATGACGACGACGTTGTATTACTCCCGCAGTACCGCCAGCCTGGTGGTGCACTGGCTGCTGATCGAGCTGGGCATCCCGCATGAGCTGCATGAACTGGACTTCGACAAGCGCGACCAGAAATCCGACGAGTACCTGAAGCTCAACCCCGCTGGCGTGGTGCCCACGCTGGTGATGGACGGGCAGGTGATCACCGAGACGGCCGCGATCCTGATGCATCTCGCCGATACGCATCCGCGTGCCGAACTGGCGCCTGCGGTGGCGAGCACGCAGCGTGCGCAGTACTACCGCTGGATGCTGTTCTGCGCCAACACGCTGATGCCCGCGTACCGCGCGTGGTTCTATTCCGACGAGATCGCCGGCGAAGCCAATGTCGAGGCCACCCAGCAGCACGCACGGGCGAAGCTGGAAAAGGCGTGGGGACAGGTCGCCGAGCATCTCGAAGCGCATGGGCCTTACCTGCTGGGCACTCAGCGCACCGCGGCCGACTTCCTGCTGACGATGCTGATGCGCTGGTCGCGCAACATGCCCAAGCCCACCGATACCTGGCCAGCGCTGCAGGCCTACGCACAGCGCATGAAGGCGCTGCCGAGTTTCAAGGACGTCTATGCGCGGGAAGGATTGACGGACTGGACCTGA
- a CDS encoding fumarate hydratase: MTSIKQEDLIQSIADGLQYISYYHPVDYIKSLASAYDREESSAAKDAIAQILINSRMCAEGHRPICQDTGIVTVFLEIGMDVRWDDATMGVEDMVHEGVRRAYNHPDNKLRASVLADPAGKRTNTKDNTPGVVNVKVVPGNTVDVIVAAKGGGSEAKSKFAMLNPSDSIVDWVLKTVPTMGAGWCPPGMLGIGIGGTAEKAMLLAKESLMEPIDITDLQARGASNRAEELRLELYEKVNALGIGAQGLGGLTTVLDIKVKDYPTHAANLPVAMIPNCAATRHAHFTLDGSGPVMLDPPSLEDWPELTYDASKGRRVDLDTLTREDVANWKPGEVLLLNGKLLTGRDAAHKRMVDMLNKGEALPVDLKGRFIYYVGPVDPVRDEVVGPAGPTTATRMDKFTEQVLAQTGLLGMVGKAERGPAAIEAIKKHQSAYLMAVGGAAYLVSKAIKAAEVVGFADLGMEAIYEFTVQDMPVTVAVDSQGTSVHQTGPKEWQARIGKIPVVVA; encoded by the coding sequence ATGACCTCGATCAAGCAAGAAGACCTCATCCAGTCCATCGCCGACGGCCTGCAGTACATCAGCTACTACCACCCGGTCGACTACATCAAGAGCCTCGCGTCCGCGTATGACCGCGAGGAATCGTCGGCCGCGAAGGACGCCATCGCGCAGATCCTGATCAATTCGCGCATGTGCGCCGAAGGCCACCGCCCGATTTGCCAGGACACCGGCATCGTCACCGTGTTCCTCGAGATCGGCATGGACGTGCGCTGGGACGACGCCACGATGGGCGTGGAGGACATGGTCCACGAGGGCGTGCGCCGCGCCTACAACCATCCGGACAACAAGCTGCGCGCCAGCGTGCTGGCCGACCCGGCCGGCAAGCGCACCAACACGAAGGACAACACGCCGGGCGTGGTCAACGTCAAGGTCGTGCCGGGCAACACCGTCGACGTGATCGTCGCCGCGAAGGGCGGTGGATCGGAAGCGAAGTCGAAGTTCGCGATGCTCAATCCGTCAGATTCCATCGTCGACTGGGTGCTGAAGACCGTGCCCACGATGGGCGCCGGCTGGTGCCCGCCGGGCATGCTCGGCATCGGCATCGGAGGCACCGCCGAGAAGGCGATGCTGCTGGCGAAGGAATCGCTGATGGAGCCGATCGACATCACCGACCTGCAGGCACGCGGCGCGTCCAATCGCGCCGAAGAGTTGCGCCTGGAGCTGTACGAGAAGGTCAACGCTCTGGGCATCGGCGCGCAGGGCCTGGGTGGCCTGACCACCGTGCTCGACATCAAGGTCAAGGATTACCCGACCCACGCGGCCAACCTGCCCGTGGCGATGATCCCGAACTGCGCCGCCACGCGCCACGCGCACTTCACCCTCGACGGCAGCGGCCCGGTGATGCTGGACCCGCCGTCGCTGGAGGACTGGCCGGAACTGACCTACGACGCGTCGAAGGGCCGTCGCGTCGATCTCGACACGCTGACCCGCGAGGACGTCGCCAACTGGAAGCCGGGCGAGGTCCTGCTGCTCAACGGCAAGTTGCTGACCGGCCGCGATGCCGCGCACAAGCGCATGGTCGACATGCTCAACAAGGGCGAGGCACTGCCGGTCGATCTGAAGGGTCGCTTCATCTACTACGTCGGTCCGGTCGATCCCGTGCGCGATGAAGTCGTCGGCCCGGCGGGCCCGACCACCGCCACCCGCATGGACAAGTTCACCGAACAGGTGCTGGCGCAGACCGGCCTGCTGGGCATGGTCGGCAAGGCCGAGCGTGGTCCGGCGGCGATCGAGGCCATCAAGAAGCACCAGTCGGCCTACCTGATGGCGGTCGGCGGCGCGGCGTACCTGGTCTCCAAGGCGATCAAAGCGGCGGAGGTCGTCGGTTTCGCCGACCTGGGCATGGAAGCGATCTACGAGTTCACCGTGCAGGACATGCCGGTGACCGTCGCCGTCGACTCGCAAGGCACCTCGGTGCACCAGACCGGCCCGAAGGAGTGGCAGGCGCGGATCGGGAAGATTCCGGTGGTGGTGGCATAA
- a CDS encoding sterol desaturase family protein: protein MSRPRRSFFAYASALLGVLSLMAVLCFHYPELLTSKEFRAAYNEEFARHLLLVGLVAAFVLGTVAILRDRNKRIALIGVGGATLAVLLGGTNVQFDAIGKTPYSLGLDWFVISLFFSALVFVPLEHYLGKRRISPLRPGWRTDVTYFFMSHMLVQFILILVTASTSTIAGLAAFPALKDAIQSLPVWAQFLIAVFVADLAQALLHRAYHNIPWLWRFHAVHHSSREMDWLAGSRIHIVEIVLTRSAVLLPLLVLGFSTPAVNAYVILVGLQAVLAHANLGIRFGWLEYLLVLPRYHHWHHARHKDYLDVNYAIHLPLVDMLMGTFKLPPKQEAWPEEYGVMKLETVPRGIVRQHLMPFQGGRKFDEYVD, encoded by the coding sequence ATGTCGCGCCCGCGCCGTTCGTTCTTCGCCTATGCCTCCGCCCTGTTGGGCGTGCTCAGCCTGATGGCGGTGCTGTGCTTCCACTATCCGGAACTGCTGACCAGCAAGGAGTTCCGCGCGGCCTACAACGAAGAGTTCGCCCGCCACCTGCTGCTCGTCGGGCTCGTTGCGGCGTTCGTGCTGGGCACCGTGGCCATCCTGCGCGACCGCAACAAGCGCATCGCGCTCATCGGTGTCGGCGGTGCCACGCTGGCGGTGCTGCTGGGCGGCACCAACGTGCAGTTCGACGCCATCGGCAAGACGCCGTACTCGCTGGGCCTGGACTGGTTCGTGATCTCGCTGTTCTTCTCGGCGCTGGTGTTCGTGCCGCTGGAACACTACCTCGGCAAGCGCCGGATCTCGCCGCTGCGTCCCGGCTGGCGCACCGACGTGACGTACTTTTTCATGAGCCACATGCTGGTTCAGTTCATCCTGATCCTGGTGACGGCCTCCACCTCGACCATCGCCGGCCTGGCCGCGTTCCCCGCCTTGAAGGACGCCATCCAGTCGCTGCCGGTCTGGGCCCAGTTCCTGATCGCCGTGTTCGTCGCCGACCTCGCGCAAGCGCTGCTGCACCGCGCGTACCACAACATTCCGTGGCTCTGGCGCTTCCATGCCGTGCACCATTCCAGCCGCGAGATGGATTGGCTGGCCGGCTCGCGCATCCATATCGTCGAGATCGTGCTGACCCGCAGCGCGGTGCTGTTGCCGCTGCTGGTCCTCGGCTTCTCGACGCCGGCGGTGAATGCCTACGTGATCCTGGTGGGTCTGCAGGCGGTGCTGGCGCACGCCAACCTGGGCATCCGCTTCGGCTGGCTCGAATATCTGTTGGTGCTGCCGCGCTACCACCACTGGCACCACGCGCGGCACAAGGACTACCTGGACGTGAACTACGCCATTCACCTGCCGCTGGTGGACATGTTGATGGGCACGTTCAAACTGCCGCCCAAGCAGGAAGCGTGGCCCGAAGAATACGGCGTGATGAAGCTCGAAACGGTTCCGCGCGGCATCGTGCGCCAGCACCTGATGCCGTTCCAGGGCGGCCGGAAGTTCGACGAGTACGTGGACTGA
- a CDS encoding efflux RND transporter permease subunit: MKLTDASLRNPAAVAVVVAMVCAFGLLSLGKLPLQLFPDIERPQMSIQTGWRAASPQEMESEIVEPIETVMQGLPGLEEMTSNVNAGNSFINLTFAVGSDMDAMLVEVLARMNRLQPLPRDATPPVVQAGADNANNSLTYFFVQKLPGTRGDILDYRQLIEDRIVPRLTSVDGVAGVEINGGAEEELTITLDLSRAAALGIQIPEVAAVAARATDVSGGVVEAGRREYVLRFAGRYSPEALGNLILAWRDGRPVRLADVATVEVKRPEQRFFAYQNGNPAIGLRILRESGANVLDTLDEVKQVVADVREQELKPLGLDIAQSFDASVFINRALGLLSGSLTAGVLLAVGCLWWFLRDVRATALIACAIPISLLATFIVLQLTGRSLNVISLAGLAFAVGMVMDAAVVVAENIVRLREQGLSATHAALEGTRQVGGALVASTLTTVAVFLPVIFMDDVEGQLFADLALTISIAVGISLLIAVTVLPAAAGSWLRTRPGEENQHRFWSRLSDWALKTTEGRPRQLAWVGGLVLAPALLAVVLMPQIDYLPPVKRAAVDAFFNFPPGMSPERVNREIAPVLLERMRPYMEGEKGPQLSNWYLNLWPGGGTLGARVVDPDDIGELERIVRDEIVVGFPDTRAFASEGELFGSFGGSARAIAIHLQHSDGDALARAAEAGRKALSERFAGANVQAWPNADGGTPELRVNPDDRRLAEVGWRRPELGTVVRTLGDGQWLGEHFDGDRRLAIILRSNGEDDIARLGDAPLATPQGGVLSLADLAQVDTVLAPNQLRRIDRRRTVTLTVDPPAAMSLEEALDIVNEEIVPTLRDSLPPDAAIRISGSADRLGEVVRSMGINFAMALVVLFMLMAAMFRSLRDSAFVMATLPMAVLGGVAGLRVLDLVAGQTLDLLSMIGFIMLLGMVINNAILLVAQTREAQADGASLDDALKQALEQRLRPILIAALTGVLGALPMAINPGPGAVIYRGLAAVSVGGVALSLLFTVVLVPALLRLAGRTAPRFMAEDLPLPHPVS, encoded by the coding sequence ATGAAACTCACTGACGCCTCACTGCGCAATCCCGCCGCCGTCGCCGTGGTGGTGGCGATGGTCTGCGCATTCGGCCTGCTGAGCCTGGGCAAGCTGCCGCTGCAGTTGTTCCCGGACATCGAGCGCCCGCAGATGTCGATCCAGACCGGTTGGCGCGCGGCTTCGCCGCAGGAGATGGAATCCGAGATCGTCGAGCCAATCGAAACGGTGATGCAGGGCCTGCCCGGGCTGGAGGAGATGACCTCCAACGTCAACGCCGGCAACAGCTTCATCAACCTGACTTTCGCCGTGGGCAGCGACATGGACGCGATGCTGGTGGAAGTGCTCGCGCGGATGAATCGACTGCAGCCGCTGCCGCGCGATGCGACGCCCCCCGTGGTGCAGGCCGGCGCGGACAACGCCAACAACTCGCTGACCTACTTCTTCGTGCAGAAGCTGCCTGGCACGCGCGGCGACATCCTCGACTATCGCCAGCTCATCGAAGACCGGATCGTGCCGCGGCTGACGTCCGTCGATGGCGTGGCCGGCGTGGAGATCAATGGCGGTGCAGAAGAGGAGCTGACCATCACCCTGGACCTGTCGCGGGCCGCGGCACTGGGCATCCAGATCCCGGAGGTCGCCGCCGTCGCTGCGCGTGCCACCGATGTGTCGGGCGGCGTGGTGGAAGCCGGTCGCCGCGAGTATGTGCTGCGCTTCGCCGGTCGCTATTCGCCCGAGGCGCTGGGCAACCTGATCCTCGCCTGGCGCGATGGCCGGCCGGTGCGCCTGGCCGATGTCGCCACGGTCGAGGTCAAGCGCCCCGAGCAACGCTTCTTCGCCTACCAGAACGGCAATCCGGCGATCGGTTTGCGCATCCTGCGCGAGAGCGGCGCCAACGTGCTCGACACGCTGGACGAAGTGAAGCAGGTCGTCGCCGACGTGCGCGAGCAAGAACTCAAGCCACTGGGCCTGGACATCGCCCAGAGCTTCGACGCGTCGGTCTTCATCAACCGCGCCCTCGGTCTGCTGTCGGGCAGCCTGACCGCGGGCGTGCTGCTCGCCGTGGGCTGCCTCTGGTGGTTCCTGCGCGATGTGCGCGCCACCGCGCTGATCGCGTGTGCGATTCCCATTTCGCTGCTCGCCACCTTCATCGTGCTGCAGCTGACCGGGCGCAGCCTCAACGTCATCTCGCTGGCCGGCCTCGCCTTCGCCGTGGGCATGGTGATGGACGCCGCCGTCGTCGTTGCGGAGAACATCGTGCGCCTGCGCGAGCAAGGCCTGTCGGCCACGCATGCGGCGCTGGAAGGCACGCGGCAGGTCGGCGGCGCATTGGTCGCGTCCACGCTGACGACGGTGGCGGTCTTCCTGCCGGTCATCTTCATGGACGACGTCGAAGGCCAGCTCTTCGCCGACCTCGCGCTGACCATTTCCATCGCGGTGGGCATATCGCTGCTGATCGCCGTCACGGTGCTGCCCGCCGCGGCCGGCAGTTGGCTGCGCACGCGGCCTGGCGAGGAAAACCAGCATCGCTTCTGGTCGCGGCTCAGCGACTGGGCCTTGAAGACCACCGAAGGCCGGCCGCGCCAGCTCGCCTGGGTCGGCGGCCTGGTCCTCGCACCCGCCCTGCTTGCGGTAGTGCTGATGCCGCAGATCGACTACCTGCCGCCGGTGAAGCGCGCCGCGGTGGACGCCTTTTTCAACTTCCCGCCGGGGATGAGCCCCGAACGCGTGAACCGCGAGATCGCGCCCGTATTGCTGGAACGGATGCGCCCGTACATGGAGGGCGAGAAGGGACCGCAGCTCAGCAACTGGTACCTCAACCTGTGGCCGGGCGGCGGCACGCTGGGTGCGCGCGTGGTGGACCCGGACGACATCGGCGAACTCGAGCGCATCGTGCGCGACGAGATCGTGGTCGGCTTCCCCGATACGCGCGCTTTCGCCAGCGAAGGCGAACTGTTCGGCAGTTTCGGTGGCTCGGCGCGCGCCATCGCCATCCACCTGCAGCACAGCGACGGCGATGCGCTGGCGCGTGCGGCGGAGGCGGGACGAAAAGCATTGTCCGAGCGTTTCGCCGGCGCCAACGTGCAGGCCTGGCCCAATGCCGACGGCGGCACCCCGGAGCTGCGCGTCAATCCCGACGACCGGCGCCTGGCCGAAGTCGGCTGGCGGCGCCCGGAGCTGGGCACGGTGGTGCGCACGCTGGGCGACGGCCAGTGGCTGGGCGAGCATTTCGATGGCGACCGCCGCCTGGCGATCATCCTGCGCAGCAACGGTGAGGACGACATCGCGCGCTTGGGCGATGCTCCGCTGGCCACGCCGCAGGGCGGCGTGCTGAGCCTGGCCGATCTGGCGCAGGTGGATACCGTGCTGGCGCCGAACCAGCTGCGCCGCATCGATCGCCGTCGCACGGTCACGCTTACGGTCGATCCGCCCGCGGCGATGTCGTTGGAAGAAGCGCTGGACATCGTCAACGAGGAGATCGTGCCGACCCTGCGCGACAGCCTGCCGCCGGATGCGGCCATCCGCATCTCGGGCAGCGCCGACCGGCTGGGCGAGGTGGTGCGCAGCATGGGCATCAACTTCGCGATGGCGCTGGTCGTGCTCTTCATGCTGATGGCCGCGATGTTCCGCTCACTGCGCGACAGCGCTTTCGTCATGGCCACCCTGCCGATGGCGGTGCTGGGCGGTGTCGCCGGCCTGCGCGTCCTCGACCTGGTCGCCGGCCAGACGCTGGATCTCCTGTCGATGATCGGTTTCATCATGCTGCTGGGCATGGTGATCAACAACGCCATCCTGCTGGTCGCCCAGACGCGTGAAGCGCAGGCCGACGGTGCATCACTGGACGACGCGCTCAAGCAAGCGCTCGAACAACGGCTGCGTCCAATCCTCATCGCCGCCCTGACCGGTGTGCTCGGCGCGCTGCCGATGGCGATCAATCCGGGGCCCGGCGCGGTGATCTATCGCGGACTGGCCGCGGTGTCGGTCGGTGGCGTCGCGCTCAGCCTGCTGTTCACCGTGGTGCTCGTCCCTGCGCTGTTGCGCCTGGCTGGCCGCACCGCGCCACGCTTCATGGCGGAAGACCTGCCGCTCCCCCATCCCGTTTCCTGA
- a CDS encoding carboxymuconolactone decarboxylase family protein, with product MKFHRVDYPKHVPEAFRGLYATSTAVHNGVLGKEFLELIFLRVSQINGCAYCMDMHSSALVKAGVESRKLHTLAGWRDSRFFDAREGAALAWAEQLTTLPSGAPADSTYEALKAHFDEQGIAELTMAVATINAWNRLGVGMQPILA from the coding sequence ATGAAGTTCCATCGCGTCGACTATCCCAAGCATGTTCCCGAAGCCTTCCGCGGCCTCTACGCCACCAGCACGGCCGTCCACAACGGCGTGCTGGGAAAGGAGTTCCTCGAACTCATCTTCCTGCGCGTCTCGCAGATCAACGGCTGCGCCTACTGCATGGACATGCACAGCAGCGCACTGGTCAAGGCCGGGGTGGAGTCGCGCAAGCTGCACACGCTGGCCGGCTGGCGAGACAGCCGTTTCTTCGATGCCCGCGAAGGCGCGGCACTGGCCTGGGCAGAGCAGCTGACCACCTTGCCCTCCGGCGCACCGGCCGACAGCACCTATGAGGCGCTGAAGGCGCATTTCGACGAACAGGGCATCGCCGAGCTGACCATGGCGGTGGCCACGATCAACGCCTGGAATCGCCTGGGCGTGGGGATGCAGCCGATCCTGGCCTGA
- a CDS encoding histidine kinase, protein MAIAASHSLDMPRQQAFWLLHLGGWGAYFAQGCLYAVAHGKPSGYWVVPLTATITGAVVTLGLRYLLRACWGLPPRRLLAVMMPAILLSSAVIDFVTREALVDFCETCRPSTRLEFLAYSLGYIYVVLAWVGAYMGIKYYRQLQGETQRALAARSMAHQAQLKMLRYQLNPHFLFNTLNAISTLILDRDNATANRMVQGLSSFLRHSLDNDPMQRVTLRQELDALTLYLDIEKIRFAERLRIETDIDEDCWRALLPSLLLQPLVENAIKYAVAKQVAGGLLRIEAQRDGEQLVLRVIDDGPGCSSLEGSELPPGKGVGLRNTRERLHVLYGDTGGFSVRNRERGLEVSLRLPFETSQTLGD, encoded by the coding sequence ATGGCCATCGCTGCATCCCATTCCCTCGACATGCCCCGCCAGCAGGCCTTCTGGCTGCTGCATCTGGGCGGCTGGGGCGCCTACTTCGCGCAGGGTTGCCTGTATGCGGTCGCGCACGGCAAGCCCTCCGGATACTGGGTGGTGCCGCTGACGGCGACGATCACCGGCGCCGTGGTCACCCTCGGGCTGCGCTACCTGCTGCGCGCCTGCTGGGGGCTGCCACCGCGCCGTCTGCTGGCGGTGATGATGCCGGCCATCCTGCTCAGTTCGGCGGTCATCGATTTCGTCACCCGCGAGGCGCTGGTCGATTTCTGCGAAACCTGCCGGCCCTCCACCCGCCTGGAATTCCTCGCGTACTCGCTGGGCTACATCTACGTGGTGCTGGCCTGGGTGGGCGCCTACATGGGCATCAAGTACTACCGCCAGCTGCAGGGCGAAACCCAGCGCGCGCTCGCGGCACGCAGCATGGCCCACCAGGCGCAGTTGAAGATGCTGCGCTACCAGCTCAACCCGCATTTCCTCTTCAACACGCTCAACGCGATCTCCACCCTGATCCTCGATCGCGACAACGCCACCGCCAATCGCATGGTGCAGGGGTTGTCGTCGTTCCTGCGCCATTCGCTGGACAACGATCCGATGCAGCGGGTGACGTTGCGCCAGGAACTGGACGCGTTGACGCTCTACCTGGACATCGAGAAGATCCGCTTCGCCGAGCGCCTGCGCATCGAGACCGATATCGACGAGGACTGCTGGCGCGCATTGCTCCCCAGCCTGCTGCTGCAGCCGCTGGTCGAAAACGCCATCAAGTACGCCGTCGCCAAACAGGTCGCCGGCGGCCTGCTGCGCATCGAAGCCCAACGCGATGGCGAGCAGTTGGTACTGCGCGTGATCGACGATGGGCCGGGTTGCAGCAGCCTGGAGGGCAGCGAACTGCCGCCGGGCAAGGGTGTGGGCCTGCGCAACACGCGCGAACGCCTGCACGTGCTGTACGGCGACACCGGCGGTTTCTCGGTGCGCAATCGCGAACGCGGTCTGGAAGTGTCGCTGCGCCTGCCCTTCGAAACCTCGCAGACGCTCGGGGACTGA